From Humisphaera borealis, the proteins below share one genomic window:
- a CDS encoding sulfatase-like hydrolase/transferase has protein sequence MQSVDHRGMTAVIRLLIAAIVAMQFTSAIHAAEAVKPNIVIILSDDQGRGDYSAFGTKDIRTPGIDRLYAEGMGFDNFFANCPVCSPTRAALMSGCYPDRVGVPGVIRDIKTNSWGYLAQHATLLPKVLKTAGYHSAIVGKWHLGLEPENLPLARGFDHFHGFLDDMMDDYYTHLRNGHNFMRRDLKEIDPEGHATDLFTQWACDYIRERAQAGGPFLLYLAYNAPHDPVQPKSDWLAKVKTREPNMPSNRQKLVALIEHMDDGIGQVLRTLDETKLAANTMVCFSSDNGGILANGANNGPYRGGKQMTYDGGLRVPFAIRWPARIKPGTTSARRALTMDIYATACEVSGVTPPKDIDGVSFLPTLLGQEQPDTDRAEYFVRREGGPQYGGKTIEALRMGDWKLVLNSPFAPAELFNVKADPAETTDLASREKKKFLELSAELRRHIQRGGQVPWQKSEQ, from the coding sequence ATGCAATCCGTCGATCATCGCGGCATGACCGCCGTCATCCGTCTTCTGATCGCGGCGATTGTCGCGATGCAATTCACCTCGGCGATTCACGCGGCCGAAGCGGTCAAGCCGAACATCGTCATCATCCTGTCCGACGATCAGGGTCGAGGCGATTACTCGGCGTTTGGAACGAAAGACATTCGCACGCCGGGGATCGATCGCCTGTACGCCGAGGGAATGGGGTTCGACAACTTCTTTGCCAATTGCCCGGTCTGTTCGCCGACGCGCGCGGCTCTGATGTCCGGTTGCTATCCGGATCGGGTTGGCGTGCCGGGGGTCATTCGCGACATCAAGACCAACTCCTGGGGCTACCTGGCACAGCATGCGACGCTTTTGCCCAAGGTGTTGAAGACGGCGGGGTACCACTCGGCGATCGTCGGCAAGTGGCACCTGGGCCTGGAGCCGGAAAATCTTCCGCTGGCCCGCGGCTTCGACCACTTTCACGGCTTCCTCGACGACATGATGGACGACTACTACACGCACCTTCGCAACGGCCACAACTTCATGCGAAGGGACCTCAAGGAGATCGACCCCGAGGGACATGCGACAGATCTGTTCACCCAGTGGGCCTGTGACTACATTCGCGAACGGGCCCAGGCGGGCGGACCGTTCCTTCTATACCTGGCGTATAACGCGCCCCACGACCCCGTTCAGCCTAAATCCGATTGGCTCGCGAAGGTAAAGACGCGCGAACCGAACATGCCTTCCAATCGTCAGAAACTGGTCGCCTTGATCGAACACATGGATGACGGGATCGGACAGGTACTGCGTACCCTCGACGAGACAAAGCTGGCGGCCAATACGATGGTGTGCTTCTCGTCCGACAACGGTGGCATACTGGCCAACGGTGCCAACAACGGCCCGTATCGAGGCGGCAAGCAGATGACCTACGACGGCGGATTGCGGGTGCCCTTTGCCATCCGCTGGCCAGCCAGGATCAAACCCGGGACGACCTCCGCCCGCCGGGCACTGACCATGGACATCTACGCCACGGCTTGCGAGGTATCAGGTGTGACGCCGCCTAAAGACATCGACGGCGTCAGCTTCCTGCCGACGCTGCTCGGGCAGGAACAGCCAGACACCGATCGGGCCGAATACTTTGTCCGGCGTGAGGGCGGACCTCAGTATGGAGGAAAGACCATCGAGGCTCTTCGGATGGGCGACTGGAAGCTGGTACTGAACAGCCCCTTTGCACCCGCTGAACTCTTCAACGTGAAAGCCGACCCGGCTGAGACGACCGACCTTGCCTCCAGGGAGAAAAAGAAGTTCCTGGAACTGTCCGCCGAACTGCGACGGCACATTCAACGCGGCGGGCAGGTGCCGTGGCAGAAGTCGGAACAGTAG
- a CDS encoding ABC transporter substrate-binding protein codes for MRNSLYAIAILLAFLPGCKKDAADVGKSGKVSLQLNWIVEPQFGGFYAAGLEGGGFQKQGLDVTITPGGSGTPALQMVGSGKADFAVASADEVVKARAGGNDIVALLAVYQDCPQGLMTRASRGLTSIEGVMKADGTIAVQKGLDYWLFLEKKYGAAKGKVVPSPGGNIAQFLADEKFTQQCFVTSEPLAAKKAGVETKTFLVKEAGYNPYTTVLITRGDVVKKNPELVRKMTLACREGWEAYVADPTATNAAMLKLNPSMDAATMAESAAVQKPLIVNEATKTSGLGCMTMARWESLVQALVDLKAIDKAVPAAECFVDPKSLTAAK; via the coding sequence ATGCGCAACTCGCTCTACGCCATCGCAATCCTTCTCGCGTTCCTCCCTGGCTGTAAGAAAGACGCTGCTGATGTCGGCAAGAGCGGGAAGGTGTCGCTCCAGCTGAACTGGATCGTCGAACCGCAGTTCGGCGGTTTCTACGCTGCCGGTTTGGAGGGTGGCGGATTTCAGAAGCAGGGGCTGGATGTCACGATCACCCCCGGCGGCAGCGGCACGCCGGCGCTGCAGATGGTCGGATCGGGCAAGGCTGACTTTGCCGTCGCGTCGGCCGATGAAGTAGTCAAGGCCCGGGCCGGCGGGAATGACATCGTCGCCCTGCTCGCCGTCTACCAGGACTGTCCGCAGGGGCTGATGACCCGGGCGTCACGCGGATTGACATCGATCGAAGGCGTCATGAAGGCCGACGGCACCATCGCCGTCCAGAAGGGGCTCGACTACTGGCTCTTCCTCGAGAAAAAGTACGGCGCGGCCAAGGGCAAGGTCGTCCCGTCACCCGGCGGGAACATCGCGCAGTTCCTGGCCGACGAGAAGTTCACCCAGCAGTGCTTCGTCACCTCCGAGCCCCTTGCGGCGAAAAAGGCCGGCGTTGAGACGAAAACCTTCCTGGTCAAGGAAGCTGGCTACAACCCCTACACCACCGTCCTGATCACCCGTGGCGACGTGGTGAAGAAGAACCCCGAACTCGTTCGCAAGATGACTCTTGCCTGCCGCGAAGGGTGGGAGGCTTATGTCGCCGACCCGACAGCGACGAACGCGGCGATGCTGAAGCTGAATCCCAGCATGGACGCTGCGACGATGGCCGAGTCCGCTGCGGTGCAGAAGCCGCTGATCGTCAACGAAGCAACCAAGACCTCCGGCCTGGGTTGCATGACGATGGCCCGCTGGGAATCGCTCGTCCAAGCGCTGGTCGATCTGAAGGCGATCGACAAAGCAGTTCCTGCGGCGGAGTGTTTTGTGGATCCCAAGTCGCTTACGGCCGCGAAGTAG
- a CDS encoding HlyD family efflux transporter periplasmic adaptor subunit yields MIRKYILPVLAACGVLFAIFMVRAGNKPPKVAPPVAEPAKPPFQRYVAGSGIIEAATENIAIGTPIAGIVTDVYARVGDPIKAGLPHEMVRRISSLITTGRADEQFDEMIVAAPLTQPATRPADLHLDLNAPVASKLNINTASREQLAALPGLDDASAAKIIAGRPYLSIWDLEGTALFKIDDRQARSELTVRKAAAEQARQQLAKALEGTRSEELLVATAQLDEAKASYEMARRNFVRWSSVEDASAVAPEELANRKSMMETGAAKVRSMEATLKKLNAGTWAPDIAISQAELQSAEAEVRKAQTEIDRLTVRAPVSGSVLQVKVRPGEYAPSGVLQTPLMLVGQTDVLHIRVDVDEHEAMRVRPDAEAVASIRGDSRRQAKLRFVAIEPYVIPKKSLTGDSSERVDTRVLQIIYAFNPSDLKAYVGQQMDVFIDAVKADEERGATQPATKP; encoded by the coding sequence ATGATCCGCAAATACATTCTCCCCGTCCTGGCCGCATGCGGCGTTCTGTTCGCGATCTTCATGGTCCGCGCGGGTAACAAGCCGCCCAAGGTCGCTCCGCCGGTCGCCGAGCCGGCCAAGCCGCCTTTCCAGCGATACGTTGCCGGGTCAGGCATCATCGAGGCGGCGACAGAAAACATTGCGATCGGCACCCCAATCGCGGGGATTGTGACCGACGTCTATGCCCGCGTGGGCGACCCCATCAAAGCGGGCTTGCCGCACGAGATGGTTCGGCGAATCTCATCGCTCATCACCACCGGCCGCGCCGACGAGCAGTTCGATGAGATGATCGTCGCCGCCCCGCTCACTCAGCCGGCGACCCGCCCGGCGGACCTGCATCTGGATCTCAATGCGCCGGTTGCATCAAAACTGAACATCAACACCGCCAGCCGGGAACAGCTCGCCGCCCTGCCCGGCCTGGATGACGCCAGTGCCGCAAAAATCATCGCCGGCCGGCCTTATCTCTCGATCTGGGATTTGGAGGGGACGGCGCTGTTTAAGATCGACGATCGCCAAGCGCGGTCAGAGCTGACCGTCAGAAAGGCCGCCGCCGAACAGGCACGTCAGCAACTGGCCAAGGCGTTGGAGGGCACGCGTTCCGAGGAGTTGCTCGTCGCCACGGCGCAGCTCGACGAGGCCAAAGCGTCGTACGAAATGGCCAGGCGAAACTTCGTTCGCTGGTCCAGTGTCGAGGACGCCTCGGCGGTCGCGCCCGAGGAGCTGGCCAACCGCAAATCGATGATGGAAACAGGTGCCGCGAAAGTGCGGAGCATGGAAGCGACGCTCAAGAAGCTCAACGCCGGCACTTGGGCACCGGACATCGCGATCTCCCAGGCCGAACTGCAATCCGCCGAGGCGGAGGTGCGAAAGGCGCAGACCGAGATCGATCGGCTCACCGTCCGCGCACCGGTTTCGGGTTCTGTGTTGCAGGTGAAGGTTCGTCCCGGCGAGTACGCCCCGAGCGGCGTCCTGCAAACTCCATTGATGCTCGTCGGCCAGACCGATGTGCTGCATATTCGCGTCGACGTGGACGAGCATGAAGCGATGCGCGTCCGCCCGGATGCTGAGGCCGTCGCCAGTATTCGCGGCGACAGCCGACGCCAGGCGAAGCTGCGGTTCGTGGCGATCGAGCCGTATGTGATCCCCAAGAAGAGCCTGACCGGTGACAGCTCCGAGCGCGTGGATACCCGCGTGTTGCAGATCATCTATGCGTTCAACCCGTCAGACCTCAAGGCTTATGTCGGCCAACAGATGGACGTCTTCATCGACGCCGTCAAAGCCGATGAAGAGCGGGGCGCAACGCAGCCAGCGACAAAGCCGTAA
- a CDS encoding ABC transporter ATP-binding protein — protein sequence MSTAPSLNYAPAQTPWDDPSVAVACRGVTKTYGDGQAMVVALRGVDLTVSTGELLMLVGPSGCGKTTLISVIAGILDQNEGDCRVFGHDFKHMAGGDKTRYRGKTIGFVFQAFNLLPSLTAAENAAVPLLINGVKRGEAIERGAAMLERVGLGNRTKARPSQLSGGQQQRVAIARALVHEPKLIVCDEPTSALDAETGHKVMELLRELALGDGKALMIVTHDSRIFSFADRIAKMNDGAIEKIVTSVHEL from the coding sequence ATGTCCACAGCGCCATCCCTCAACTACGCTCCCGCCCAGACACCCTGGGACGATCCGTCCGTCGCTGTCGCCTGTCGCGGCGTCACCAAGACCTACGGTGACGGCCAGGCGATGGTCGTGGCGCTGCGCGGCGTTGACCTCACCGTCTCGACTGGTGAACTGCTGATGCTGGTCGGTCCCAGCGGGTGCGGGAAGACGACACTGATTTCCGTCATCGCCGGCATTCTCGACCAGAACGAAGGGGACTGCCGTGTCTTCGGCCACGACTTCAAGCACATGGCCGGCGGCGACAAAACGCGCTACCGCGGGAAGACGATCGGGTTCGTGTTCCAGGCGTTCAATCTTCTTCCCAGCCTGACCGCAGCCGAAAACGCCGCCGTGCCGCTGCTGATCAACGGCGTGAAGCGCGGCGAAGCAATCGAACGCGGCGCGGCGATGCTCGAGCGGGTTGGGCTGGGCAACCGAACCAAGGCGCGCCCGTCGCAACTGTCAGGCGGTCAACAGCAGCGGGTGGCGATCGCCCGTGCACTGGTGCACGAACCGAAGCTGATCGTCTGCGACGAACCCACCAGCGCCCTCGACGCCGAGACCGGGCATAAGGTGATGGAGCTGTTGCGCGAGCTGGCGCTCGGCGACGGCAAGGCGCTGATGATCGTGACGCACGACAGCCGAATTTTCTCCTTCGCCGACCGCATTGCGAAAATGAACGATGGCGCGATCGAAAAGATCGTGACGTCGGTTCACGAACTTTGA
- a CDS encoding ABC transporter permease: MMWVALKMLVGDRLKYIALVAGVAFAALLITQQASIFTGYSMRTGSWVRDLQWADLWVMDPQVLFADDIKPLSDTALSRVRGIEGVEAAVPLYKGFIKCRLPDGTLIQSRVIGLDDATLAGGPPEVVGGSLEVLRQDRAVLVNNADLADKLKMTLLDKRAINVGERISLNDHEAIIAGTYRATPEFFWEPVIYTTYSRALAMAPPERKQTQFVLVKLKPGVDRATVAGLIRQKTGLDARTPADFQWDAATYIIDKTGILVNFGMTIGLGFVIGLLVAGQTFYTFVLDNIRHFGALKAMGASNAAVLRMLVIQVCVVGLVGYGIGLGFASLSGIAFAAGGLAFHMAWQIPVVGAVAVIACCMVAGLFGMLKVLRLEPAIVFKA, from the coding sequence ATGATGTGGGTTGCCCTGAAAATGCTGGTCGGCGATCGCCTGAAGTACATCGCCCTGGTGGCTGGCGTGGCGTTCGCCGCGCTGCTGATCACGCAGCAGGCGTCGATCTTCACCGGCTACTCCATGCGAACCGGATCGTGGGTGCGAGACCTGCAATGGGCCGACCTGTGGGTGATGGACCCCCAGGTTCTGTTTGCCGACGACATCAAGCCACTGAGTGACACCGCGCTGAGCCGGGTTCGCGGCATCGAAGGCGTCGAAGCGGCCGTGCCGCTATACAAGGGGTTCATCAAGTGCCGACTTCCCGATGGCACACTGATTCAGAGCCGGGTCATCGGTCTGGATGACGCCACCCTCGCCGGTGGCCCGCCCGAAGTGGTCGGCGGATCACTTGAGGTACTGCGGCAGGACCGCGCCGTGCTCGTCAATAACGCCGACCTGGCCGACAAGCTCAAGATGACCCTGCTGGACAAACGAGCGATCAACGTGGGCGAGCGCATCTCCCTCAACGACCACGAGGCGATCATTGCGGGCACATATCGCGCCACGCCTGAGTTCTTCTGGGAACCTGTCATCTATACGACCTACAGTCGGGCGCTGGCGATGGCCCCGCCGGAGCGCAAGCAGACGCAGTTTGTCCTCGTGAAGCTCAAGCCCGGCGTTGACCGCGCCACCGTCGCCGGCTTGATCCGCCAGAAGACCGGTCTCGACGCCCGGACCCCCGCCGACTTCCAGTGGGACGCGGCGACCTACATCATCGACAAGACCGGCATTCTCGTGAACTTCGGCATGACCATCGGGCTCGGGTTCGTCATCGGCCTGCTGGTGGCGGGCCAGACGTTCTACACCTTCGTGCTGGACAACATCCGGCACTTCGGAGCGCTCAAGGCGATGGGTGCCAGCAATGCCGCGGTGCTCAGGATGCTGGTGATCCAGGTTTGCGTGGTAGGCCTTGTCGGCTATGGAATCGGCCTGGGCTTCGCGAGCCTCAGCGGCATCGCGTTTGCCGCTGGTGGACTGGCGTTTCATATGGCGTGGCAGATCCCCGTGGTCGGTGCGGTTGCTGTCATCGCCTGCTGCATGGTCGCCGGACTGTTCGGCATGCTGAAGGTCCTGAGGCTGGAGCCGGCGATTGTGTTTAAAGCCTAG
- a CDS encoding TetR/AcrR family transcriptional regulator: protein MASQDRRERERHATRTKIMDAARELFANHGFDNVSLRKIAEAIEYTPAAIYVHFADKEALFRELAHEDFKALAGICLEADQITDPLARIAAIGTGYIHFGLQHPNHYRLMFMTSKAAALGDELTCAELAKKGDPAEDGYAYLHKCVVEAAARGMLRDGLTDTHLVAQTMWAGVHGVTSLQITLHDDPWIEWATVADRIDVMVWSLVRGVAREPANYPPADLERLRVASAAHAEAKP from the coding sequence ATGGCTTCTCAAGACCGCCGCGAACGCGAACGCCACGCCACCCGCACCAAGATCATGGATGCGGCACGTGAACTGTTCGCCAATCATGGGTTTGACAATGTCTCGCTCCGCAAGATCGCAGAGGCGATCGAGTACACCCCCGCCGCGATCTACGTTCACTTTGCCGACAAAGAGGCGCTGTTCCGGGAGCTGGCGCACGAAGACTTCAAGGCGCTCGCTGGTATCTGCCTCGAGGCAGACCAGATCACCGACCCGCTCGCCCGCATCGCGGCGATCGGCACCGGGTACATCCACTTCGGGCTTCAGCACCCGAACCACTACCGCCTGATGTTCATGACCAGCAAGGCCGCCGCCCTCGGCGACGAGCTGACCTGCGCCGAGCTGGCCAAGAAGGGCGACCCCGCCGAGGACGGCTACGCGTACCTGCATAAGTGCGTGGTGGAAGCCGCCGCCCGGGGCATGCTCCGCGACGGCCTCACCGATACGCACCTGGTCGCGCAAACCATGTGGGCCGGCGTGCATGGCGTGACGTCGCTGCAGATCACACTGCACGATGACCCCTGGATCGAATGGGCAACCGTCGCCGACCGCATTGACGTGATGGTCTGGTCGCTGGTCCGCGGCGTCGCCCGCGAGCCGGCAAACTACCCGCCGGCCGATCTCGAACGGTTGAGGGTCGCATCTGCCGCTCACGCGGAGGCCAAGCCATGA
- a CDS encoding class I SAM-dependent methyltransferase: MKRCRTGIDGFRHLVRWYEPEDKLARDAQAYWDEPPASKRDLYAHWKSGFEDASTWQAIGRENFDTFRTFARSTQLAMPMKTTVEWGVGGGANALHFAGAAEQFYGVDITQPTLDECARQLTAAGVTNFNPVRIQVTEPESALSAIPAGCDAFVSFYVFELFPSPAYGVRILKIANQLLRPGGMAYIQIKYTTNLATRSRRWGYRFGVANMTTYRLDEFWETAKDCGFTPHAIHLMPKQPLVHDERYAYFAMTK; this comes from the coding sequence ATGAAGCGTTGCCGTACCGGCATTGACGGATTCCGTCACCTCGTCCGCTGGTACGAACCCGAAGACAAGCTCGCCCGCGACGCCCAGGCCTACTGGGACGAACCGCCGGCGAGCAAACGCGATCTCTACGCCCATTGGAAGTCCGGCTTTGAGGACGCCAGTACATGGCAGGCGATCGGGCGGGAAAACTTCGACACGTTCAGGACGTTTGCCCGTTCAACCCAGCTCGCGATGCCAATGAAGACGACCGTCGAGTGGGGTGTGGGCGGTGGAGCAAATGCGCTGCATTTCGCCGGGGCGGCCGAGCAATTCTATGGCGTTGACATCACTCAGCCGACCCTCGACGAGTGTGCCAGGCAGTTGACTGCAGCCGGCGTGACGAACTTCAACCCCGTCCGTATCCAGGTGACCGAGCCGGAGTCGGCATTGTCGGCGATTCCGGCAGGTTGCGACGCGTTCGTCAGCTTCTACGTGTTCGAACTTTTCCCCTCGCCCGCGTATGGCGTGCGAATTCTGAAGATCGCGAACCAGTTGCTCCGCCCCGGGGGAATGGCGTACATCCAGATCAAGTACACGACGAACCTCGCCACCCGCTCGCGCCGGTGGGGGTATCGCTTCGGCGTCGCCAACATGACGACCTACCGGCTCGACGAATTCTGGGAGACGGCCAAGGATTGCGGCTTCACCCCGCACGCGATCCATCTCATGCCGAAGCAGCCGCTCGTCCACGACGAGCGATACGCCTACTTCGCGATGACGAAGTAA
- a CDS encoding YkgJ family cysteine cluster protein, which translates to MPHIRLAIVGPSPCNRCYAACCKQNGHDWSVLLQTDDERRRFRPWAIDLAVTGDDGAVVVEKVLPYRDGRCIFLGDDDLCQIYEDRPLSCRKFECTGHFNRHGVGKHTRFIDLNPRVREMLESA; encoded by the coding sequence ATGCCCCACATCCGCCTCGCCATTGTCGGCCCCAGCCCCTGCAACCGCTGCTACGCGGCGTGCTGTAAGCAGAATGGACATGACTGGTCGGTCCTGCTCCAGACCGACGACGAACGACGCCGATTTCGTCCCTGGGCGATTGACCTCGCCGTCACCGGTGACGACGGCGCGGTCGTCGTAGAGAAGGTCCTCCCCTACCGCGACGGCCGGTGCATTTTCCTTGGCGACGACGATCTTTGCCAGATTTACGAAGACCGGCCGCTCTCCTGCCGGAAGTTCGAATGCACGGGCCATTTCAATCGTCATGGCGTGGGGAAGCACACGCGGTTCATCGATCTGAATCCGCGTGTCCGTGAGATGCTCGAATCGGCGTAG
- a CDS encoding SGNH/GDSL hydrolase family protein, with amino-acid sequence MKLSTLHRLAFTASIVFASFMPARAAESGKLADGDYVAIVGDSITEQKQYSAFIEAYLVACQPVKGITATQFGWSGETSWGFLGRMDNDFVPFGVKVATTCYGMNDGGYSPMDDAKAKRYRDAQTAIVKKMKAAGVRFIVVGSPGGVDTDTFRRDAKNPTQAAEASAMYNKTLGGLRDIAKEVASAEGVAFADVLSPMLDVMAKGKAKYGPAYHVGGGDGVHPDANGHLVMAYAFLKGLGADGNVGSVIVDMTNNAAVASDGHKVVSAASGAFEVESTRYPFCFTGDDLKSTSSTRGVIEFLPFNQDLNRFTLVVKGLKKDRARVTWGSKTKEFAAGDLAKGINLAAEFLDNPFSEPFKAVHEAVKKKQNFETPLIKTMLHGLPDYERFLPDEKETFAKLRSAMLAKYKPMPAAVTASVKPVKHTIKIEE; translated from the coding sequence ATGAAACTGTCGACACTTCATCGCCTTGCCTTCACGGCTTCGATCGTCTTCGCATCGTTCATGCCGGCGCGTGCCGCAGAGTCCGGGAAGCTCGCCGACGGCGACTACGTCGCGATCGTCGGCGACTCGATTACCGAGCAGAAGCAGTACTCGGCGTTTATCGAGGCCTACCTCGTCGCCTGCCAGCCCGTCAAGGGAATCACGGCCACCCAGTTCGGCTGGAGCGGCGAAACCTCGTGGGGCTTCCTCGGACGGATGGACAATGACTTCGTCCCGTTCGGCGTCAAGGTTGCCACCACCTGCTACGGCATGAACGACGGCGGCTACTCGCCGATGGACGACGCCAAGGCCAAACGCTACCGCGATGCGCAGACGGCAATCGTCAAGAAGATGAAGGCGGCTGGCGTGCGGTTCATCGTTGTCGGTTCGCCCGGCGGCGTGGATACCGACACCTTCCGCCGCGATGCGAAAAACCCGACGCAGGCCGCTGAGGCTTCGGCGATGTACAACAAGACGCTCGGCGGCCTGCGCGACATCGCTAAGGAAGTCGCGTCCGCCGAAGGTGTCGCGTTCGCCGATGTGCTGTCTCCGATGCTCGACGTCATGGCCAAGGGCAAGGCGAAGTACGGACCGGCGTATCACGTCGGCGGCGGCGACGGCGTGCACCCCGACGCCAACGGCCACCTCGTGATGGCGTACGCCTTTCTCAAAGGCTTGGGTGCCGATGGCAATGTCGGTTCCGTGATCGTTGATATGACCAACAACGCCGCTGTGGCATCCGACGGGCACAAGGTCGTCTCGGCCGCGTCCGGCGCCTTTGAAGTCGAAAGCACCCGCTATCCCTTCTGCTTCACCGGCGACGATCTCAAGAGCACCTCGTCCACTCGTGGCGTGATCGAGTTCCTGCCGTTCAACCAGGACCTCAACCGCTTCACACTGGTTGTCAAAGGGCTCAAGAAGGATCGCGCCCGTGTGACCTGGGGATCGAAGACGAAGGAGTTTGCCGCCGGCGACCTGGCGAAGGGCATCAACCTTGCCGCCGAGTTCCTCGACAACCCGTTCTCCGAGCCGTTCAAGGCCGTTCACGAGGCGGTGAAGAAGAAGCAGAACTTCGAAACACCGCTGATCAAGACGATGCTGCACGGCCTGCCCGACTACGAGCGATTCCTGCCGGACGAGAAGGAAACGTTCGCCAAGCTGCGATCGGCGATGCTGGCCAAGTACAAGCCGATGCCGGCCGCCGTTACCGCGTCGGTAAAGCCGGTGAAACACACGATCAAGATCGAGGAGTAA
- a CDS encoding sugar phosphate isomerase/epimerase family protein encodes MNTAPRLDRRSFLKLSAAMAGVAIAGPRASALLADDADIYGGLKMGIQSYSLRDRSFEKMLDAMKNDLKLKYVECYPAHTAGRAPTANLKMLEDAGVKMVSYGVVGFGKDEKANRALFDIAKTYSLENLSCNPPTDKGVLEQIDKLAEEYKITLAIHPHGPGSTWPTADVLAKGFEGRSTRLGLCADTGHLIRAGEDPVKVCMQFKDRLHALHLKDFKKLEGNNKWEDVPAGTANLDVPGLVKFLLAEKFSKPIFIEYEGKEPVAAIQKSLAAVADAVKKAKA; translated from the coding sequence ATGAATACCGCTCCGCGTTTGGACCGTCGTTCTTTCCTTAAACTCTCGGCCGCCATGGCTGGTGTCGCGATCGCCGGGCCGCGGGCCTCGGCCCTGCTCGCCGACGACGCCGACATCTACGGCGGTTTGAAGATGGGCATCCAGAGCTACAGCCTGCGCGACCGCTCGTTCGAGAAGATGCTCGACGCGATGAAGAACGACCTGAAGCTCAAGTATGTCGAGTGCTACCCGGCCCACACCGCCGGCCGCGCTCCGACCGCCAATCTGAAGATGCTCGAAGACGCCGGCGTGAAGATGGTCAGCTACGGCGTGGTCGGTTTCGGCAAGGACGAGAAGGCCAATCGCGCCTTGTTCGACATCGCCAAGACCTACAGCCTGGAAAACCTCTCCTGCAATCCGCCGACGGACAAGGGCGTGCTCGAACAGATCGACAAGCTCGCCGAGGAATACAAGATCACCCTCGCGATTCATCCGCACGGCCCCGGCAGCACCTGGCCGACGGCCGACGTGCTCGCCAAGGGTTTTGAAGGCCGCAGCACCCGGCTGGGCCTGTGCGCCGATACGGGCCACCTCATCCGCGCCGGCGAAGACCCTGTCAAAGTCTGCATGCAGTTCAAGGACCGTCTGCACGCACTGCACCTGAAGGACTTCAAGAAGCTCGAAGGCAACAACAAGTGGGAAGACGTCCCCGCCGGCACGGCGAATCTCGACGTCCCGGGCCTGGTCAAGTTCCTTCTCGCCGAGAAGTTCAGCAAGCCGATCTTCATCGAATACGAAGGCAAGGAGCCGGTTGCGGCGATCCAGAAGTCGCTCGCGGCCGTCGCGGACGCGGTGAAGAAGGCCAAGGCGTAA